TCGGCGACCGGGGTGATCCGGGCGAGTGCCGCCTCGGCAGCATCGGGATCGATCTTGCCGCGCCCGACCAGCTTGCCGAGCGACTTTTCGATGCCCTGCCTGGCCTTTTCGGCGACGGCGAGGTCGATATCGGAAAGCAGCACGTCGATGCCGTGCTGGCCCACCACCTGCGCGATGCCTGAACCCATCTGGCCTGCGCCGATTACCGCCACTTTTTTCATGTAACTTTGCCCTGAAATACCGGATTGCTCGGCGGCGGCCTAGCCGCTCTTCGCAGTTGCAGCAATACGGCCTAGCGATTGGCCCCCGGCGTCCACAGCGGGTCCTCGCCCCCGTTCACCGCCCGCGCGAGCGTGAACAGATAATCCGACAGACGGTTGATATAGGCGAGCGCCGCGGGATTGACTGGCTCATCACCGGCCAATGCGACAACGTCACGCTCCGCCCGGCGGACGGTTGCGCGCGCAACGTGGAGCCGGGCTGCTGCCTCGCTCCCGCCGGGCAGGATGAAGCTGGTCAGCGGTTCGAGCGTTTCGTTGAGCGTATCGATGGCATCTTCCAGCCAGGTCACTTGCGCCGGCACGATGCGCAGCACCATCTCGGACGGCGCGAAGTCCTCGCTTTCGCCAGCAGGCGTCGCAAGGTCGGCACCAAGGTCGAACAAATCGTTCTGGATGCGGGTCAGCGCGGCGGCATGGTCGCTCGCGGCGATCAGCGCGTGGCCGATCGCGGAATTCGCCTCGTCGACCGAGCCGATGGCGGCGATGCGCGCGCCGTGCTTCGCGGTGCGGCTGCCGTCGACAAGTCCGGTCGAACCGTCGTCGCCGGTCCGGGTGTAGATCTTGTTGAGCTTGACCATCGCCGCCCCCTGTCAGCCCTGCCGGGCCGGCGTCCTCAGCTGTTGAGCATCAGCAGGACGGCCACGACCGCAACGGCGGCAGCCTGCCACTTGATGCGGCTGAACATCGCCTGGTTCTGGCGCATCTGCATCATCTTCACCCGGCTGTCGTCGTTCGCCTCCAGGTCCAGCTTGGTTGTCTGCAGGAAGGCGATGATGCCTTTCACCAGCGAGAAGAGGACAAACCCGCAGGCTATGACGAGGAGGATGATGAAGATCGTGTTCATGGTTCACCAGATAGGAAAGGCGACAGGGTAATTCCAGCGGGAAAGCGCGCTTGCCGCAAGTCGTCGGCCAATGCGCGCCCGTCCTCCCCCGCCAGCCGTCGGTCGGCGAGCGAGGGGGAGCCGCGCCGCTTGGCAAGCTTGCGCCCGTCATCGCCCAGCAACAGCGGATGGTGATGCCACTGTGGCACCGGCAGGCCGAGCACGGCCTGGAGCAGCCGGTGGATATGAGTTGCATTGAACAGGTCGGCCCCGCGCGTGACGAGGGTCACCCCGTCCGCCGCATCGTCAAGCGTGGCGGCAAGGTGGTAGCTCGCCGGCAGGTCCTTGCGCACCAGCACCACGTCGCCGAGCAGCTGCGGCTGCGTCGGCTGGTCACCGTGAAGCGTGTCGGTCCATTGGAGCGGTCCGGTTTCAGAGAGCGCCCCGGCCACGTCCAGCCGCGACGCGGCAGGCTCCGCTTCCGGGATTGCTGCAGCCTTGCAGGTGCCCGGATACACCGGTCCGTCGGGGCCGGTTTCTGTGGCATTCGCGGCGATATCCGCGCGGGTGCAGCGGCAGCGGTAGAGAAGCCCGCGATCCTGCAGGGCCTGCGCCGCTTCGGCATAGCGGCCAAGCCGCGCGGACTGCGGCGGGACCTCGGCCCACTCTAGCCCCAGCCATTCGAGATCGCGGCGGAATTCATCCGCCAGTTCGGGCCGGGAGCGGGGCCCGTCGATGTCCTCGATCCGCAGCAGGAACCGCCCGCCGCCCGCCTTCGCAAGGTCGTGGGCCACGATGGCGGAAAACGCGTGGCCGAGGTGCAGCGGGCCATTGGGGCTGGGGGCGAAACGGGTGGTGGTCACGCGCCCGTTCCTAGCCGCGCCCCGCCATAATGCGAAGCGTCGCTCTCCCTCCCCATGGCCCTCCCCGTGGCCCTCCCCATGCCCCCACGATCACCCTGTGGACGACACTGTGGAAACCCGCGTCATAAACTTGACGCTTAACCATGCTCATGATTCCATGTGTCAATCGGGGAGAACGGGATTGTTCAAGGCCGAATTGCTGGAGCGCGCGGCGAATTTCCGCAGCGCCACGGAGGATCCGGACCGGCGGCTGGAAAGCTGCCCTGCGCTGGTGCTGAATGCGGACTACACGCCGCTGTCCTATTACCCGCTCAGCCTGTGGCCGTGGCAGACGGCGATCAAGGCGGTGTTCCTGGAGCGGGTCGATATCGTCGAAACCTACGACCGGGCGGTGCATTCGCAATCGCTCGACATGCAGGTGCCGTCCGTGATCGCCCTGCGGCAATATGTGAAGCCGAGCCAGTTTCCCGCCTTTACCCGCTTCAACGTGTTCCTGCGCGATCGCTTCGCCTGCCAGTACTGCGGTAGCCCGCAGAACCTGACCTTCGACCATGTCGTGCCGCGACGGCTGGGGGGCAAGACGACGTGGGAGAACATCGTCGCCGCCTGCGCGCCGTGCAACATGAAGAAGGGCGGGCGCACGCCGAAACAGGCGGCGATGCCGGTGCTGAACGAACCGATCCGCCCGACCAGCTGGCAATTGCAGAAACAGGGGCGCGGCTTCCCGCCCGGCTACCTCCACGAAACCTGGCGCGACTGGCTCTATTGGGACATCGAGCTGGAGGAGTAAGGGCTGCCGGTGGAACACCGACAGGGGGTTTTTGACAAACGGTTGCTGCCGAAATTCCCGTTGCGCCGCAGTGGCTTGGATCCAAATCGCCGCAACTGCCTGTAAACTTCCCGAATCCATCGGCCCTGCCCGCATTTCATCCATTTAGGCGATCTGGCACAAACGCATGGATGTAGGACAGCCGCCCCAATCGCTGCGCTCGTCAGCGAATGGACGGGGCGGGACAATCGGACTTATGCAATCGCTCGCAATGACGAGGCGTCAGGTCACCGCCGCGCGTTGCCTGAACTCGTCGCGGTCCCAGGCGCCCGTGTCGAGGATTTCGCGCAGGGCGGCGGCGGCTCGGGCGATGTCTTCGAAGGTCAGGTACGCTGGCGCAAAACCGAGGCGCAGGATGTCGGGCGCGCGGAAATCGCCGATGATGCCGCGGGCAATCAGCGCCTGGCTCAGCGCATAGGCCTCTTCGTGCCGATAGCTCAGCTGGCTGCACCGCGCCTGCGCGTCCGTGGGAGAAACAAGCTCCAACTCGGTCTCGCCCCCGAGTTCACCCAGGCATTCGCGGAGGAATTCCGACAGCGCGCGTGACTTTGCCCACAGGCGCTCGACGCCCATTTCGGCAACGAGGTCGACGCCCACTTCCAGCGCGGTCATCTGGATCACCGGGGGCGTGCCGCAGAGCAGGCGGTCCACCCCGGGCGCAGGCCGATACGCGTCGTCGAAAGCGAAGGGCTGCGCATGGCCCATCCACCCGCTCAGCGGCTGGCGCAGCGCGTCGTGATGCCGCTCCGCCACGAAGGCATAGGCTGGCGCGCCCGGCCCGCCGTTCAAATACTTGTAGCCGCAGCCGACCGCGAAATCGGCTCCGCAGCTGCGCAGGTCGACCGGCAGCGCGCCGCCCGAATGCGACAGGTCCCACAGCACCAGCGCACCCGCATCGTGCGCCGCTTTCGTCAGCGCGGCCATGTCGAACAACGCGCCGGTCTTGTAATGGGCGTGGGTGAGCAGGAGCAGCGCCACATCGCCGTCCAGTGCGCCCGCCAGCGATTCCCGGTCCGCCAGCCGCTGCTCGGCCCGGCTGCCTTCGATCATGTAGAGGTCGGTCGGGAAATTGCCGGGCTCGCTCAGCACCACGTTGCGCCCCGGACGCAATTCGAGCGCTGCGGAAATCAGCTTGAAAAGGTTCACGCTCACGCTGTCGCAGGCGACCACCTCATGCGGCGCGGCGCCGATCAGCGGGGCGATCTTGCCGCCCACGCGCTGGGGCAGGCCGATCCAGTCGGCGGAGTTCCAGCTGCGGATCAGGCCGTGGCCCCACTCGGTGCCGACAACCTCGGCAATCCGCTTCGGCGTGGCCCTGGGCAGCGCGCCGAGGGAATTTCCGTCGAGATAGATCACCTCGTCGGGCAGCAGGAAGCGGTCGCGATAATCGGCGAGCGGATCCGCCTCGTCCAGTTCGCGGGCCCGGGGGAGCATGGCGTCAGGCATCGGGCAGGTCCCTCAGGATGGCGCGGCACAGGCCGGCATCGCCGCCCGCGATCTTCAGCGGCAGGGCAATCAGTTCGTAGCGGCCTTCCTCGACCCCATCGAGGACCAGCCCTTCGAGGATGCGCATGTCGTGCTTCAGCACGGCCCTGTGCGCGTCCATCGTCTTGGAATCCTGCGGGTCGACGCTCGGCGCATCGGTGCCGATCAGGCGGACCCCCTGCAGCGCGAGCCATTCGATGGCATCGGCGGCGATGGCGGTGAACCCTTCGTCCCACGCATCGTGCGGGAAGCTGTCGAAGGTGCGGAAAAGCACGCGGTCTGCGCTTTCGAGATGCGGCAGGTCGCCGACATCGATCTGGCGCCCCTTCACCTCGCGCGCATCGACCACCATGCATTCGCCGATATAGGGGTCGAGCGAGACACTCGCGATATCAACGCCGCTGGCGGCGTAGTGGAGCGGCGCGTCGCCGTGGGTGCCCGAATGGGTGCTCATGGTCATCCGGCCGACGTTGACGGGGCTGCCGTCCTCCATCTTCCAGCTGCGCTCGATCGCGAAACCCGTGTCGCCCGGCCAGACGGGCAGACCGGGCCTCAACGTCTGGCTGATGTCGCGGATGGTTGCGCGTCTGGTCATAGGGCGGTTCTCACAGAAAGAAGCTCCGGGAAGAAGCCCCGTTCCAGAACCTTGGCGAGATAGGGCACGCCGGGCGTCCCGCCGGTGCCGGTCTTGAAGCCGATGATCCGCTCCACCGTCTTGAGGTGCCCGAACCGCCAGCGCTGGAAATGGTATTCGAGATCGACCAGCTTTTCGGCCAGCTCGTAGAGATCCCAGTGTTCTTCCGCGTTGCGATAGATTTCCGCCCATGCCGCCTCGACCGACGGGTCGTGCGCATAGGCCCCGTCGAGCTTGCGGTTCAGTACCGCGTCGGGGATGTCGAACCCGCGCCGCCGGAGCAAGGCGAGCGACACGTCATAAAGGCTCGGCCGGGTCAACTCCTCGCGCAGTTTCGCCGCCACGTCTGGTGTCGCCTCGTGCATCGTGACATGGTCGGGATTGCGCCCGCCCAGCATGAATTCCATCAGGCGGTACTGCGCCGACTGGAAGCCGGAGGAGCTGCCGAGATGCGGGCGCAGCTTGGTGTAATCGGCGGGCGTCATCGTGGCGAGCACGTCCCAGCTGGAAATCAGCTGTCCCTGCGCGCGGGCTACGCGGCTCAGCATCTTGAACGCGGGCCGCAGCCGGTCCTTGCCGATCTCCTCGCGCGCCCCGCCGATTTCGGCAAGGCACAGCTTCAGCCACAATTCGCTGACCTGGTGGATGAGGATGAACAACAGCTCGTCATGCGCGTCCGATGCGGGATGCTGCGCATTCAGGATCCGATCGAGATCGAGATAGCTGGAGTAGGTTACGTCGTCTGCGGATTCTGCCATGGGCGCGCTATAGGCGCGGACACGGTCAGCCGTCTATCGTGCGGTCCGCCGGATGGTGCCGGTCGAGGTGCTTCTTCACGATCTTGAGGTTCTTGGTGTTCGACCGGTAGAAGAAGTCGAACGCATCCCCCACGACGGGCACGGCGCCGAGCAGGCTGTCGAAGCCGACATTGCCCGCCATGCGGAGCAGCTTCCACTTCGGCATGCCGAGGTTCTTCGCTTCCCACACGATATAGGCGCCCATCGCCATCGTCACGAAGTCGCCGACCACCGGGATCAGGCCCGCCACCGCGTCGAGGCCGACCGGGCGGTTCCAGCCCGGGATGACGAAGCTGCGCTCCAGCAAGGCTTCCATCGCCTCGATCCGGCGGCGGATGGAGGCCGGGTCGTTGCCGACCGGCAGGTCCAAGCCCATCGGGCGCGCGCGGCCGCTTTCGAAGCCGTCGCGGCGGTCGTCGTCGGGGATCGGGGTCAGCGGGTTGCTCATGTGTGTTAGTTGGGGACGACACCCAGCGGTGGCAAGGGATGGAAGCCTGCGGCGTTGGGCGCGAAACCCGTCACGGCGGCGCGCGCCAGCGACCAGCGCAGCGGCTGGCCGAGGTTGATGAACACCTCCGCTGCGGTCAGCTCGGCTTCCGCCTCGCGCAGCAGGCGCTCGTATTCCGCGTCCGTTTCGGCGGCCAGCGCCTCTTCCACCAGCGAATCGGCATATCCGGAGCACGCCCCCTGCCCCGCGCCGCACGCCAGCTGGTTGAGGTACCACCGCGCCGCCGGATAGCGGGCCACTCGGTCGACCAGCACGAGGTCGCCAGTCTGCCCTTCCGCCGCGCGACGCAGCGGCACGCCGATGGCCGCGAAATCGCCCGCCAGCGCGTTGAAGATCTGCTCCGCGCCCGGACCGCGCGGCATGGCAATGGTGAAGGCGATAGTGCTTTCGCCGTTGGCGGAACGCCACTGGGCCAGGCGCCGCCGGGCCACTTCCCGCCGCTGGTCCAGCGTAAGCGTGGTCCAGCCCGGCTGCTGGCTGGCATCGAGCCGCGAAAGATCGGCCGGGACCGGGACGGCGCGCGGCGTCCAGCCGGACAGGTTGAACCCTTCGATCAGCCCGTCGCGGTCGATCGCCATCGACAGCGCCTCGCGACCCTGCGGCAGCGCCAGGAACCCGGTCGGGCGCAGCACGCGGATGCCGAAGAGGCCCTGCGCCGCATCGAGGCGCACGGTGCCGCGCGACAGGGTGCCCGACGGTGCGAGCGGATAGGTCGAGATCGTGCCGCCCAGCAGGACGTCGAGTGCGCCGTCGGAAAACATTTCCACCCCGCGTGCGGCGTCTACCGGCACCAGCCGCACGGGGCGCACCATGTCCTCCCACCGGCGCGGCAACGGCATGCCGAGGAGCTGCGGGTCGGTTGCCGCCAGCATCGCTTCGGCACCGCTGCGTTCCGCCGTCATTGCGCCGCGCGGCGGATCGCCGTCGGAAATGGCAAGCTCCGGCTGGGCCAACAGGGCGAGGAATTGCGGCATCGGCGCCTTCAGCCGGATTTCGACGACCCTGCCCGCCATCGCGCGCACCTCGTCCACGATAGCAAGGTCGCGTCCAAGCGAGGT
This sequence is a window from Alteriqipengyuania flavescens. Protein-coding genes within it:
- a CDS encoding HNH endonuclease; amino-acid sequence: MFKAELLERAANFRSATEDPDRRLESCPALVLNADYTPLSYYPLSLWPWQTAIKAVFLERVDIVETYDRAVHSQSLDMQVPSVIALRQYVKPSQFPAFTRFNVFLRDRFACQYCGSPQNLTFDHVVPRRLGGKTTWENIVAACAPCNMKKGGRTPKQAAMPVLNEPIRPTSWQLQKQGRGFPPGYLHETWRDWLYWDIELEE
- a CDS encoding cob(I)yrinic acid a,c-diamide adenosyltransferase; this encodes MVKLNKIYTRTGDDGSTGLVDGSRTAKHGARIAAIGSVDEANSAIGHALIAASDHAAALTRIQNDLFDLGADLATPAGESEDFAPSEMVLRIVPAQVTWLEDAIDTLNETLEPLTSFILPGGSEAAARLHVARATVRRAERDVVALAGDEPVNPAALAYINRLSDYLFTLARAVNGGEDPLWTPGANR
- the gluQRS gene encoding tRNA glutamyl-Q(34) synthetase GluQRS, encoding MTTTRFAPSPNGPLHLGHAFSAIVAHDLAKAGGGRFLLRIEDIDGPRSRPELADEFRRDLEWLGLEWAEVPPQSARLGRYAEAAQALQDRGLLYRCRCTRADIAANATETGPDGPVYPGTCKAAAIPEAEPAASRLDVAGALSETGPLQWTDTLHGDQPTQPQLLGDVVLVRKDLPASYHLAATLDDAADGVTLVTRGADLFNATHIHRLLQAVLGLPVPQWHHHPLLLGDDGRKLAKRRGSPSLADRRLAGEDGRALADDLRQARFPAGITLSPFLSGEP
- a CDS encoding ABC transporter substrate-binding protein, whose product is MIRRTQRYKAIAAALAVLALAACSGGADEEIAVGIVGTPASVFAGGIRLSPAAQTYRAAVADGLVGLDENASAVPALAESWIVTDDGRSYIFRLRNGQFGDGEPVTARAVAGALERRIMALSGTSLGRDLAIVDEVRAMAGRVVEIRLKAPMPQFLALLAQPELAISDGDPPRGAMTAERSGAEAMLAATDPQLLGMPLPRRWEDMVRPVRLVPVDAARGVEMFSDGALDVLLGGTISTYPLAPSGTLSRGTVRLDAAQGLFGIRVLRPTGFLALPQGREALSMAIDRDGLIEGFNLSGWTPRAVPVPADLSRLDASQQPGWTTLTLDQRREVARRRLAQWRSANGESTIAFTIAMPRGPGAEQIFNALAGDFAAIGVPLRRAAEGQTGDLVLVDRVARYPAARWYLNQLACGAGQGACSGYADSLVEEALAAETDAEYERLLREAEAELTAAEVFINLGQPLRWSLARAAVTGFAPNAAGFHPLPPLGVVPN
- a CDS encoding tryptophan 2,3-dioxygenase, which gives rise to MAESADDVTYSSYLDLDRILNAQHPASDAHDELLFILIHQVSELWLKLCLAEIGGAREEIGKDRLRPAFKMLSRVARAQGQLISSWDVLATMTPADYTKLRPHLGSSSGFQSAQYRLMEFMLGGRNPDHVTMHEATPDVAAKLREELTRPSLYDVSLALLRRRGFDIPDAVLNRKLDGAYAHDPSVEAAWAEIYRNAEEHWDLYELAEKLVDLEYHFQRWRFGHLKTVERIIGFKTGTGGTPGVPYLAKVLERGFFPELLSVRTAL
- the kynU gene encoding kynureninase; the protein is MLPRARELDEADPLADYRDRFLLPDEVIYLDGNSLGALPRATPKRIAEVVGTEWGHGLIRSWNSADWIGLPQRVGGKIAPLIGAAPHEVVACDSVSVNLFKLISAALELRPGRNVVLSEPGNFPTDLYMIEGSRAEQRLADRESLAGALDGDVALLLLTHAHYKTGALFDMAALTKAAHDAGALVLWDLSHSGGALPVDLRSCGADFAVGCGYKYLNGGPGAPAYAFVAERHHDALRQPLSGWMGHAQPFAFDDAYRPAPGVDRLLCGTPPVIQMTALEVGVDLVAEMGVERLWAKSRALSEFLRECLGELGGETELELVSPTDAQARCSQLSYRHEEAYALSQALIARGIIGDFRAPDILRLGFAPAYLTFEDIARAAAALREILDTGAWDRDEFRQRAAVT
- a CDS encoding DUF4112 domain-containing protein, with the protein product MGLDLPVGNDPASIRRRIEAMEALLERSFVIPGWNRPVGLDAVAGLIPVVGDFVTMAMGAYIVWEAKNLGMPKWKLLRMAGNVGFDSLLGAVPVVGDAFDFFYRSNTKNLKIVKKHLDRHHPADRTIDG
- the kynB gene encoding arylformamidase produces the protein MTRRATIRDISQTLRPGLPVWPGDTGFAIERSWKMEDGSPVNVGRMTMSTHSGTHGDAPLHYAASGVDIASVSLDPYIGECMVVDAREVKGRQIDVGDLPHLESADRVLFRTFDSFPHDAWDEGFTAIAADAIEWLALQGVRLIGTDAPSVDPQDSKTMDAHRAVLKHDMRILEGLVLDGVEEGRYELIALPLKIAGGDAGLCRAILRDLPDA